The genome window TCTATCCTTAAAATAAACTTTTTGGCAATCTAGACACAAACAGGGTAGCCCTAATGGAAATTGAAGAATTCTTAAATAAATACACTGCAGGAGAAAGAGATTTTCCAGGTGTCAACTTAAGTGAAGCAAATTTAAGTGCGGTCAACCTCACTGGTGCCAATTTGAGCGGGGCTAACCTTAGCGTGGCTAATTTAAGCGGTGCAAATCTCAGCCTGGCTAACCTCAGCCACGCCAAACTAAACGTAGCTAGATTAAGCGGCGCTAACCTCAGTAAGGCAAACTTAAATCGCGCTATTTTGAATGTAGCTAACTTAATTCGCGCCGATTTGGGAGGGTGCGAAATGATCCAAGCAGCCTTAATTCGCGCCGAATTAATTCGCGCCGAACTGAGTAGAGTAAATTTAAGCGGTGCTAACCTCAGTAGTGCAGATCTCAGAGAAGCAAAACTAAGACAAGCAAACCTCAGTCGCGCTAATCTGGGTAGCGCTAATTTACGCGGTGCTTCTCTGACTGCTGCCAATTTAGAAGGCGCTAATTTACATGGTGCTGATTTGAGCCGTGCGGATCTCACGGGTGCGAATTTAAGAGATGTAGAATTAAGGCAAGCTAATCTCAGTTGTATTAATCTGAGTGGAGCTAATCTGAGTGGAGCTAATTTAAGATGGGCCGATCTGAGCGGAGCTAATTTAAGATGGGCTGATTTAAGCGATAGTAAATTGAGCGGAGCTAATTTAATTGGCGCTGATTTAAGTAACGCTAATTTACTTAATTCGAGCCTAGTTCATGCCGATCTGACTCAAGCTAGATTGATTCGGGCAGATTGGACTGGCGCTGATTTGTCGGGAGCGATTTTAACGGGAGCTAAACTTTATGCAGTTTCGCGTTTCGGCTTAAAAACTGAAGGGTTGACCTGCGAGTGGGTAGACTTAAGTCCGGATGGCGATCGCAGCCAAATTTATCGTTTAACTACAGA of Leptolyngbyaceae cyanobacterium contains these proteins:
- a CDS encoding pentapeptide repeat-containing protein; amino-acid sequence: MEIEEFLNKYTAGERDFPGVNLSEANLSAVNLTGANLSGANLSVANLSGANLSLANLSHAKLNVARLSGANLSKANLNRAILNVANLIRADLGGCEMIQAALIRAELIRAELSRVNLSGANLSSADLREAKLRQANLSRANLGSANLRGASLTAANLEGANLHGADLSRADLTGANLRDVELRQANLSCINLSGANLSGANLRWADLSGANLRWADLSDSKLSGANLIGADLSNANLLNSSLVHADLTQARLIRADWTGADLSGAILTGAKLYAVSRFGLKTEGLTCEWVDLSPDGDRSQIYRLTTEEARKFFHQTLPTVQIIIDAPLDHDAHFALAYSYQQIAQQYPILPQPPTIKVGRRRTLLTFVLDNDNQLFSTAYVGILPFTDSEQTQKNIVTLMQLLQSSEIDNLNIKEPQRIQDMSSILIKGLSKIFPVKLLKNSLGISEHLKFFQSPTQTVLTNSSDQTLNIYHHPRFGKRFVKSSSFSNPDQVTSIEPVKHTLPSASVVVDFIKNFPYLSK